A region from the Peromyscus leucopus breed LL Stock chromosome 9, UCI_PerLeu_2.1, whole genome shotgun sequence genome encodes:
- the Dusp29 gene encoding dual specificity phosphatase DUPD1: MASGDTKTSLKDAYPSAKRLSLQEEEEGEVEDYCTPGPFELERLFWKGSPQYTHVNEVWPRLHIGDEATALDRYGLQKAGFTHVLNAAHGRWNVDTGPDYYRDMAIEYHGVEADDVPTFDLSVFFHSAAAFIDSALRDDHSKILVHCAMGRSRSATLVLAYLMIHKNMTLVDAIQQVAKNRCVLPNRGFLKQLRELDKQLVKRRRQAGPGDSELGR; the protein is encoded by the exons ATGGCATCAGGAGATACAAAGACAAGCCTCAAGGACGCCTACCCCTCTGCCAAGAGGCTGTccctgcaggaggaggaggagggagaggttgAGGACTACTGCACCCCTGGACCCTTCGAGCTGGAGCGCctcttctggaagggcagccccCAGTACACACATGTCAACGAAGTCTGGCCCAGACTCCACATTGGTGATGA gGCCACAGCGCTGGACCGCTACGGGCTGCAGAAGGCGGGCTTCACGCACGTGCTGAACGCCGCGCACGGCCGCTGGAATGTGGACACCGGGCCAGACTACTACCGCGACATGGCCATCGAGTACCATGGCGTCGAGGCCGACGACGTGCCCACCTTCGACCTCAGCGTCTTCTTCCACTCGGCAGCCGCCTTCATCGACTCCGCTCTCCGAGACGACCACA GTAAGATCCTGGTTCACTGTGCCATGGGCCGAAGCCGGTCGGCAACCCTGGTCCTGGCCTACCTGATGATCCACAAGAACATGACCTTGGTGGACGCCATCCAACAAGTGGCTAAGAACCGCTGTGTCCTGCCCAACCGGGGCTTCCTGAAGCAGCTCCGAGAGCTGGATAAGCAGCTGGTGAAGCGGCGGCGGCAGGCCGGGCCAGGGGACAGCGAGCTGGGGAGGTAG